Proteins encoded by one window of Vitis riparia cultivar Riparia Gloire de Montpellier isolate 1030 chromosome 11, EGFV_Vit.rip_1.0, whole genome shotgun sequence:
- the LOC117925134 gene encoding translocase of chloroplast 90, chloroplastic: MKSIKDWVFSQIISKSLVSSRPLPGSTGFFAEESLDEEFGDRGSDHTTNLVAPPAPANTSHHSNSNQENQLHSSPQPLPGEGSYLSHHGTDGKRMDPLSKVEDLQVKFLRLLQRIGQSQDNLVVAKVLYRLQLATLIGAGESDLKRANLRSGKARAIAEEQEAAGLPELDFSFRILVLGKTGVGKSATINSIFDQAKAVTDAFQPATDRIREVVGTVNGIKITFIDTPGLLPSNTSNVRRNRKILLSVKRFIRKSPPDIVLYFERLDLINMGYSDFPLLKLITEVFGPAIWFSTILVMTHCSSDLPEGPNGFPVNYESYVTQCTDLVQHYVQQAVSDTRLENPVLLVENHPYCRTNVMGKKILPNGQVWISQFLLLCLCTKVLNDANALLRFQHSIQLGPSSNTRLPSLPHLLSSFLRHRSTLDPSETDNEIDEILFSEEEEVGEYDQLPPIRILTKSQFERLTSSQKKDYLDELDYRETLYLKKQVKEEAQRRRESKLSREVSLADSDNPDNKEAYPEAVMLPDMAVPLSFDSDCPAHRYRCLVMSDQWLVRPVLDPHGWDHDVGFDGINLETTMDLKGNLIASVTGQMSKDKQDFSIQSECAAVYTDPRGPNYFVGLDVQSAGKDLIYTVHSNTKMRNLKHNLTECGFSMTSFRNKYCVGAKLEDTISIGKRLKFVMNVGQMGGLEQVAYGGSFGATLRGRDYPARKDSASLNMALLSLNKEMVMSGSIQSDFRSSRGTRMSINANLNSRKMGQICIKSSSSEHMEIALVAFFSIFRALLRRRAADGPSIEASGKE; encoded by the exons ATGAAGAGTATCAAGGATTGGGTTTTCTCTCAAATAATATCCAAGTCATTGGTCTCCTCAAGACCATTGCCTGGAAGTACGGGTTTTTTTGCTGAGGAATCTCTTGATGAAGAATTTGGTGATAGAG GGTCTGATCACACTACCAATTTGGTAGCACCACCTGCACCTGCTAATACATCTCACCATTCTAATAGCAATCAGGAAAATCAACTTCATTCCTCCCCACAGCCACTTCCTGGTGAAGGTTCTTATCTGTCTCATCATGGTACTGATGGAAAAAGGATGGATCCATTGTCAAAGGTTGAGGATCTGCAAGTCAAGTTCTTGCGTCTTCTCCAACGGATTGGCCAGTCACAAGATAATCTAGTGGTGGCAAAGGTCTTATATCGGTTACAATTAGCAACTTTGATAGGAGCTGGGGAATCAGATCTGAAAAGAGCTAATCTTAGAAGTGGTAAAGCTAGAGCAATTGCAGAAGAACAAGAGGCAGCTGGCTTACCTGAATTGGATTTCTCATTTAGAATACTTGTCCTGGGGAAAACAGGTGTTGGAAAGAGTGCAACCATAAATTCTATTTTTGATCAAGCAAAGGCTGTGACTGATGCATTTCAGCCTGCCACTGACCGCATCAGAGAGGTTGTCGGAACTGTgaatggaattaaaataactttcatTGATACCCCAGGTCTGTTGCCCTCCAATACAAGTAATGTGAGAAGGAATAGGAAAATTCTGCTATCTGTGAAGAGATTCATAAGAAAATCCCCTCCAgacattgttttatattttgaacGCCTTGACCTCATAAACATGGGCTATAGTGACTTCCCCCTTTTGAAGCTTATTACAGAAGTGTTTGGTCCTGCTATTTGGTTCAGCACTATCCTAGTCATGACACACTGCTCCTCAGATCTTCCTGAAGGTCCAAATGGTTTCCCTGTCAACTATGAATCTTATGTGACTCAGTGCACAGATCTGGTACAACACTATGTACAGCAGGCTGTGTCTGACACAAGGTTGGAAAACCCTGTGCTCTTGGTGGAGAATCATCCCTATTGTAGAACTAATGTCATGGGGAAGAAAATTCTTCCAAATGGACAGGTTTGGATATCTCAGTTTTTGTTATTGTGCCTATGTACCAAAGTTCTAAATGATGCTAATGCTCTCTTGAGATTTCAACACAGCATTCAACTTGGGCCATCGAGTAATACTCGGCTCCCTTCTCTGCCCCATCTTCTCTCATCTTTTCTACGACATCGCTCCACATTGGATCCAAGTGAAACAGACAATGAAATTGATGAGATTCTATTTTCGGAGGAAGAGGAAGTGGGTGAGTATGATCAGTTACCTCCAATACGAATTCTGACAAAATCTCAATTTGAGAGATTGACTAGCTCTCAGAAGAAGGACTATCTCGATGAGCTAGACTATAGGGAGACCCTTTATTTGAAGAAACAGGTGAAAGAGGAGGCCCAGAGGCGAAGGGAAAGCAAACTTTCCAGAGAGGTAAGTTTGGCCGACAGCGATAATCCTGATAACAAAGAGGCATATCCAGAAGCGGTTATGTTACCAGATATGGCAGTCCCTCTGAGTTTTGACTCGGATTGCCCTGCACACAGGTATCGTTGCCTTGTTATGAGTGACCAGTGGCTGGTAAGACCTGTTCTTGATCCACATGGATGGGATCATGATGTGGGCTTTGATGGAATAAACTTGGAGACAACTATGGACTTGAAAGGGAACCTCATCGCCTCAGTCACAGGACAAATGAGCAAGGACAAACAGGATTTCAGTATTCAATCGGAGTGTGCTGCAGTCTATACAGATCCCAGGGGTCCAAACTATTTTGTGGGTCTTGATGTTCAATCTGCTGGTAAAGACCTGATCTATACAGTTCACAGCAATACAAAGATGAGGAACTTGAAGCACAATTTAACTGAATGTGGGTTTTCAATGACTTCATTCAGAAACAAGTACTGTGTTGGTGCCAAGCTTGAAGATACCATTTCCATTGGAAAGAGACTGAAGTTTGTAATGAATGTTGGTCAAATGGGAGGTCTTGAACAAGTTGCTTATGGTGGGAGTTTTGGAGCTACTTTGAGAGGGAGGGACTACCCTGCTAGGAAGGATAGTGCCAGCCTGAACATGGCACTCTTATCTCTTAACAAAGAGATGGTAATGAGTGGCAGTATTCAGTCTGACTTCCGATCTAGCCGAGGCACGAGAATGTCTATAAATGCCAACTTAAACAGCCGGAAAATGGGGCAGATCTGTATAAAATCAAGCAGCTCCGAACATATGGAGATAGCTTTGGTTgccttcttctcaattttcaggGCGCTGTTGCGGAGAAGAGCAGCTGATGGTCCAAGCATTGAAGCATCTGGAAAGGAATAA